The DNA region tacggccacagctccggtcggccgcctcaacaatggaggcacggaacatggcccattcgggctcaatgtcggaggtgggagttgaaacttctccttacaggggattccaccagccgttcccaacagaccctcacaatacgtttgggcctgccaggtctgactagggtgtcctggtgccacgtgcacatatggacacccttatgcctgaacatggtgttcgttatggacagtccgtgacgagcacagaagtccaacaacaaagcaccactctgattcagatcggggggccgttcctcccaatcacgcccctccaggtctcactgtcattgcccacgtgagcattgaagtcccccagcaggacgagggagtctcccggaggagcaatctctagtgcctcctccatgGACTCCAAAaagtactctgaactgctgtttggtgcataagcacaaacaacagtcaggacccgtccccccaccctaaggcggagggaggctaccctctcgctcaccggggtaaaccccaatgtacaggcgcacagccggggggcaataagtgctctacgcctctcaccacgggcaactccagagtggaagagagtccaccccctctcgaggaggctggttccggagcccaagccatgcgtcgaggtgagtccgactatatctagccggaaccgcttagcctcgcgcaccagctcaggctccttccccagcagagaggtgacgttccacgtcccgagagccagcttcagtagctgaggatcagaccgccaaggtctccgccttcagctgccacccagctcacaacATGCACCCGTGTAGGAATGAACTTACACTCAGGGGGCCGGTGCTGCTGgatggaggaggacagacagatttatttagaattaaaaagctgaacgtctGAACcacatggagctgatggaggtgtGATGTCTTCCAGGTTCAGCAGAGGAACAGTCAGCAGGGTGCTGACTGGGAAACAATCATCAGATGATGTTGAACAGTCATCGTCTGAGGCCTTCCCACTGGGAGCTGCCCAGTACAACAACAGTCTGATCCCAGCACACACTGGCTCTGGCTGCCTTGCTCCAGGGCACTTCAGCAGGGAGGGAAAGCTTTCTGAAGGGGTTGGTGAGAGCTGCTGGGACCCAAGCAAAGTGAGCTGAAAGCTCCAAGCAGCTGCAGACTGAGCTGTTGGTTCTCAGTGGGATCAGCAGGACCAGTAAAGCTTTCCCACTACAGGGAGTCCTCTGACCCACTGCTCACATCCACACATCCCTTCATGGACCTTCACCTTGTGTTGCTCCCTGTGTGGACAGACACAATGTGAGctcattcttcatgattcctccacagagtggaccagcagagctcagagggtcccagtggtccgtctgcccagcagcatcaaacacagctggactccatatttatggtctgtacatgtacaacaactactttcccatctgttctgctcacagccatctccatgctgcactctgtagaccagtgggttgtcagtgtgtccaacatggatctgatgtttggctccatggtttcagtctgatcggctcattcatatagttttctgttccagctgctggaggacaacatgctcacttttgtgaaggaggagctgaagaagatgcagaaggctctgagtccagattacccagaatgcttagaaagtcagagggagggtgaggatgaagagcagaggagcagcagagaggcattagtgaagatcacagttcacttcctgaggagaatgaagcaggaggagctggctgaccgtctgcagagcagtaagaggatttctctaaaggtttaacctgctggataaatgacacatttactgatgtctcagcacacagaacagcagatgttcagatactcattctttacagggttgaaatgtctgtttactgatgttatttcttgtcttcattcagaactTGTTGCTGCAGTTTGTAGTCGTAAAGTTAAATGTGCTCTGAAGgagaagttccagtgtgtgtttgaggggattcctaaagcaggaaagccaacccttctgaatcagatctacacagagctctacatcacagagggagggagcggagaggtcaatgatgaacatgaggtcagacagattgaagcagcatccaggaaagcaggcagagcagaaacatccatcagacaagaagacatctttaaaggcccacctggaagagatgaaccaatcagcacagtgatgacaaagggagtggctggcattgggaaaacagtcttaacacagaagttcactctggactgggctgaaggcaaagccaaccaggacatccacttcatgtttccattcactttcagagagctgaatgtgctgaaagagagaaagttcagcttggtggaacttgttcatcacttctttactgagaccaaagcagcaggaatctgcagctttgaacagttccaggtcgtgttcatctttgacggtctggatgagtgtcgacttcctctggacttccacagcaaggagcccctgactgatgctacagagcccacctcagtggatgtgctgctgacaaacctcatcagggggaagctgcttccctctgctcgcctctggataaccacacgacccgcagcagccaatcagatccctgctggctgtgtcggcatggtgacagaggtcagagggttcactgacccacagaaggaggagtacttcaggaagagattcagagatgaggagcaggccagcaggatcatctcccacatccagacatcccgaagcctccacatcatgtgccacatcccagtcttctgctggatcactgctacagttctggaggatgtgttggaaaccagagagggagcagagctgcccagcaccctgactgagatgtacatccacctcctggtggttcaggccaaagtgaagaagctcaagtatgatggaggagctgagacagatccacactggagtccagagagcaggaagatgattgagtctctgggaaaactggcttttgagcagctgcagaaaggaaacctgatcttctatgaatcagacctgacagagtgtggcatcgatatctcagcagcctcagtgtactcaggagtgttcacacagatctttagagaggagagagggctgtaccaggagaaggtgttctgcttcatccatctgagtgttcaggagtttctggctgctcttcatgtgcatctgaccttcatcaactctggactcaacctgatggGAGAAGAAGAACGACCCAAGAAGCCTTCATTTTTTAAGAAACCAAAACTAAAACATCTGCATCAGAGTGCTGTGAACAAGGCCTTAAagagtccaaatggacacctggacctgttcctccgcttcctcctgggtctttccctgcagaccaatcagaggctcctacgaggcctgctgacacagacaggaagtagctcacagaccaatcaggaaacagtcgaTTACATCAAGTATAAGATCAGTGaggatctgtctgcagagagaagcatcaatctgttccactgtctgaatgaactgaatgatcgttctctggtggaggagatccaacaggccctgagttcaggaagtctctccacagataaactgtctcctgatcagtggtcagctctggtcttcatcttactgtcatcaggaaaacatctggatgtgtttgacctgaagaagtactctgcttcagaggaggctcttctgaggctgctgccagtggtcaaagcctccaacaaagctctgtgagtacaaacacagatatatttctttataaatACATTGTTTACTTATTAActggagaaaaacagcagaatcaGCGTTAAACTCAGTTTCAAATGAACTTCATTTTATTTATGAAGTGTCAGTTCACAACAAAATATCATCTTACAAATGATGTGAGATGATACTTTGTTGGAAATAGAAACTCAGCAGTTCCTCTGAGGAAGAACTTGGTGGCAGTTATTTATcaattttataattaatttgtttaaTGGATTAATTCATCATTTTATTTGCTCCCATCTTATTAGTTACATTAGTTATCTGGCTTAACTAACTCTAACAATAAGTCAATAAAGCTTCTCTGACTctggatatgttttttttatctgatgTTTCCTCCCCAGACTCGTCAGACTCACACTGACTGCATGTGTTCAGTACGTCCTGAAGTGTAGATTTAGTTTTACTGTCTGTTTTCAACACGAGAAACTTTAACAAAGTAACCAAAATtcagtttgtgctttttaacttACTCTTCTGTGGAAACGTTTTAAGTCTTGAGtctaagaaagagaaaaacatgttgtcattcatgtattaatTTGTTGGTAGAAAGGTCCGTCAGTCCTACAGAAAGCATGTCAGTCTGCAGAGTGACAGACAAAGGCTGCAGCTAGAGCCACAGCTGAGCTGGGCCAGATAACACTTTGGTGCTGGAGAAACAGCTGACTGTTAGTGTGAGAAGATGCTTTGCTCACATGGTGTTCTTTGCTGAGCTGATCTGATCACAGGATGAGCCAATAACAGCAGCAGATACATCTTTTAGTTTCTCCATCTACTGAGCTAAGACGGCACATGTAGACATCTTCCATCacactttaatgtctttaacaaataaacagaaacaaacagggaaacagAATTCTTCCACTTATCAAATATGAATGTAGTTTGATTGATTAATAGATCAagttatttccttccatctcattccctcctcagcctgagtggctgtaacctctcagagagaagctgtgcagctctgtcctcagctctcagctcccagtcctccagcctgacagaactgggcctgagtaacaacaacctgcaggattcaggagtgaagcagctttctgatggactgaagagtccaaactgcagactggaaactctcaggtaagGATTCATGAACTTTCCAGGTGAGAGCTGATATAATTCTGGGTTATTAGATTAAAAAGCAGCTTCCAGGTACTTTGATCAATGAAACAGGTTGATCTGTTCTGCCCTTTGATTATCTGGCTTAAATAACTGataatgaaatataacacacacagtttaaagaaaaatacttaagtgctcttttactttaactcctttccattcctgtagatttgtcctaaaacacagatccatcacataccCAAAGTAAACTGAGAGCTGTTCTACAACCATGTGTAGCAGTAGCAGTAGTGTTGTGTCTGGCATTATGATGCTTTCATCCTGCAACAGTCACTGCTACCATGATAAATGGGAAGTCTGACCGTGCAGAAACATAGATTTTAAATGTCCTGCAACTACCACCAACTCTGAGGAGATGTTAGACATTTAATTTAAACTGTGTGTGGCAAACAGAGCTGATCTTTGAGAACTGGATGCCACAGCACTGACTTACATCAATTCTAGCTGTTTCTTTCCTTACATCTTGTACATAAAACCTTCTTTAAATGTAGACATACTGCACAGGAACAGTGATATTTGGTTGGTTGATTGATTTGAGCTAAATTTGACCCTTTGTAAATTAGACAGATGTGCAGTCGTAAAACCCACGTTATCTTTTtttgagttaaggccaaaatgtaTTTCTCCACACAGTCCACtggaatgttgttgtttttatctgatGTTTCCTCCCCAGACTCGTCAGACTCACACTGACTGCATGTGTTCAGTACGTCCTGAAGTGTAGATTTAGTTTTACTGTCTGTTTTAAACATGAGAAACTTTAACAAAGTAACCAAAATtcagtttgtgctttttaacttACTCTTCTGTGGAAACGTTTTAAGTCTTGAGtctaagaaagagaaaaacatgttgtcattcatgtattaatTTCTTGGTAGAAAGGTCCGTCAGTCCTACAGAAAGCATGTCAGTCTGCAGTGACAGACAAAGGCTGCAGCTAGAGCCACAGCTGAGCTGGGCCAGATAACACTTTGGTGCTGGAGAAACAGCTGACTGTTAGTGTGAGAAGATGCTTTGCTCACATGGTGTTCTTCTTTGCTGAGCTGATCTGATCACAGGATGAGCCAATAACAGCAGCAGATACATCTTTTAGTTTCTCCATCTGCTGAGCTAAGACGGCACATGTAGACATCTTCCATCacactttaatgtctttaacaaataaacagaaacaaacagggaaacagAATTCTTCCACTTATCAAATATGAATGTAGTTTGATTGATTAATGGATCAagttatttccttccatctcattccctcctcagcctgagtggctgtaacctctcagagagaagctgtgcagctctgtcctcagctctcagctcccagtcctccagcctgacagaactgggcctgagtaacaacaacctgcaggattcaggagtgaagcagctttctgatggactgaagagtccaaactgcaaactggaaactctcaggtaagGATTCATGAACTTTCCAGGTGAGAGCTGATATAATTCTGGGTTATTGCATTAAAAAGCAGCTTCCAGGTACTTTGATCAATGAAACAGGTTGATCTGTTCTGCCCTTTGATTATCTGGCTTAAATACCTGATAATGAAACATAACACacacaatttaaagaaaaatatttaagtgctcttttactttaactcctttccattcctgtagatttgtcctgaaacacagatccatcacataccCAAAGTAAACTGAGAGCTGTTCTACAACCATGTGTAGCAGTAGCAGTAGTGTTGTGTCTGGCATTATGATGCTTTCATCCTGCAACAGTCACTGCTACCATGATAAATGGGAAGTCTGACCGTGCAGAAACATAGATTTTAAATGTCCTGCAACTACCACCAACTCTGAGGAGATGTTAGACATTTAATTTAAACTGTGTGTGGCAAACAGAGCTGATCCTTGAGAACTGGATGCCACAGCACTGACTTACATCAATTCTAGCTGTTTTTTTCCATACATCTTGTACATAAAACCTTCTTTAAATGTAGACATACTGCACAGGAACAGTGATATTTGGTTGGTTGATTGGTTTGAGCTAAATTTGACCCTTTGTAAATTAGACAGATGTGCGGTCGAGAAACCCACGTTATCTTTTTTTGAGTTAAGCCCAAAATGTATTTCTCCACACAGTCCACtggaatgttgttgttttttaacttaatcTTCTGATTCATCAATCAAGTTATATCCTTCCATCTCATTCCCTCCTCAGCCTGAgtggctgtaacctctcagagagaagctgtgcagctctgtcctcagctctcagctcccagtcctccagcctgacagaactgggcctgagtaacaacaacctgcaggattcaggagt from Odontesthes bonariensis isolate fOdoBon6 chromosome 11, fOdoBon6.hap1, whole genome shotgun sequence includes:
- the LOC142391564 gene encoding uncharacterized protein LOC142391564; translated protein: MDQSEDTKTSLCGEHESQSKAQRKGQRPGSRRGSSQSELQKDLPLFSLQASKAEIHQTPEPEPEPEPEPEPEPEPEPEPSCVSFKSDWSMGKPIDFKSAQHPSPQRILQRLRPRPRPGPGPGPSCVSMKSDWSMSRYDEFKSTQHPSPQRIHQRLRPEPGADPEPSCVSMKSDRSMSRYYEFKSDQHPSPKRVDQQSSEGPSGPSAQQHQTQLDSIFMLLEDNMLTFVKEELKKMQKALSPDYPECLESQREGEDEEQRSSREALVKITVHFLRRMKQEELADRLQSKLVAAVCSRKVKCALKEKFQCVFEGIPKAGKPTLLNQIYTELYITEGGSGEVNDEHEVRQIEAASRKAGRAETSIRQEDIFKGPPGRDEPISTVMTKGVAGIGKTVLTQKFTLDWAEGKANQDIHFMFPFTFRELNVLKERKFSLVELVHHFFTETKAAGICSFEQFQVVFIFDGLDECRLPLDFHSKEPLTDATEPTSVDVLLTNLIRGKLLPSARLWITTRPAAANQIPAGCVGMVTEVRGFTDPQKEEYFRKRFRDEEQASRIISHIQTSRSLHIMCHIPVFCWITATVLEDVLETREGAELPSTLTEMYIHLLVVQAKVKKLKYDGGAETDPHWSPESRKMIESLGKLAFEQLQKGNLIFYESDLTECGIDISAASVYSGVFTQIFREERGLYQEKVFCFIHLSVQEFLAALHVHLTFINSGLNLMGEEERPKKPSFFKKPKLKHLHQSAVNKALKSPNGHLDLFLRFLLGLSLQTNQRLLRGLLTQTGSSSQTNQETVDYIKYKISEDLSAERSINLFHCLNELNDRSLVEEIQQALSSGSLSTDKLSPDQWSALVFILLSSGKHLDVFDLKKYSASEEALLRLLPVVKASNKALLSGCNLSERSCAALSSALSSQSSSLTELGLSNNNLQDSGVKQLSDGLKSPNCRLETLSLSGCLITEEGCASLAEAVTSNPSHLRELDLSYNHPGASGEKLLRAALKDPHTLRVEPAGERWLTPGLRKYSCQLTIDTNTVNRRLKLSDNNRKVTCVEQVQSYPDHPDRFGGWPQLLCRNVLTGRCYWEVEWRGGVNISVSYRGIRRRGGGDCEFGWTDQSWSLICSDGGKYSVCHNKRETPTSTSSSSSSVSDRAAVYVDRPAGTLSFYRVSSDTLIHLHTFSTTFTEEPLHPGFGFWSWSPGSSVSLC